A window of the Scophthalmus maximus strain ysfricsl-2021 chromosome 8, ASM2237912v1, whole genome shotgun sequence genome harbors these coding sequences:
- the LOC118312535 gene encoding uncharacterized protein LOC118312535 codes for MSLADRGCVFLGLILYISAVQANSVCALKGSSVHLRCSAQHPTSNMKWFSEHRVGTELDHREISADGKHIISAESPPTLTISDLRESDGNFYCCSDENHLNDCQKGGIQLQVADLQVKVFPATEADTVSLMCSSSCPLTDSPALYVWYKDRASLYEDWSPWYQQLLSGEEAGNYSCAVKGYEHLRAKVSVDSVTPSCFTVTYAEGRMCSHQHNSGPCSITYPREVHVQKSETAVTGHFKLTCTTNCSLTDSQTSFTWYKNRRNKKQLPSLVPSSSPDSFSCAVRGHEDLLSDEICIDDENCQRVNYVSWRICALKGSSVNISSEYWYPDTHGLKAKYWYKKERNATAAAEELKETAPRIKYHDGTKNRHILTINELNKNDSAEYIFKIIADHQTGKQLDLPGVTLVVTDLRVRFTPSAAVTEGQRVTLTCGTSCPLTDDTNYIWYLNSRPLDLTKRQSKHLVLDLVSGEHAGNYSCAVENRQMRSLEKMLTVHTRRRWAPAAAGVVAVLLVIISIAVFLRIRRKMKSSRSPGTESSDNLEQMIPGHVYDVISAQPAEQEVLYESIVDLSNHADALYSKVQLHQAQVQEHIPYAVVNLKPKTTRESNCYANDSGFGKKFNAAEVHNHY; via the exons ATGTCGTTGGCAGATCGTGGATGTGTGTTCCTGGGTTTAATCCTGTACATCTCCG CGGTTCAAGCAAACAGCGTCTGTGCCTTAAAGGGTTCATCCGTGCATCTGCGCTGCTCAGCTCAACATCCCACATCAAACATGAAGTGGTTCTCTGAACACAGGGTCGGCACCGAGCTTGATCATAGGGAGATCTCTGCGGACGGAAAACATATCATATCAGCAGAAAGTCCTCCAACTCTAACGATCAGCGATCTGAGAGAGAGTGACGGAAACTTTTACTGTTGTAGTGACGAAAATCACTTAAACGATTGTCAGAAGGGAGGAATTCAGCTCCAAGTTGCAG ACCTGCAGGTGAAGGTGTTTCCTGCCACAGAGGCGGACACGGTATCActgatgtgcagcagcagctgtcctCTGACTGACAGCCCTGCGCTCTACGTCTGGTACAAGGACAGAGCGTCGCTGTATGAGGACTGGTCTCCCTGGTACCAGCAGCTGCTCAGTGGGGAGGAGGCGGGAAACTACTCCTGTGCCGTCAAAGGCTACGAGCATCTCAGAGCCAAAGTCTCAGTGG attCCGTCACACCGTCGTGCTTCACTGTGACCTATGCTGAAGGGAGAATGTGCTCTCATCAGCACAACTCTGGGCCCTGCTCCATCACATACCCCCGAG AAGTACATGTTCAAAAGTCTGAGACTGCAGTTACGGGCCATTTCAAACTGACTTGTACAACCAACTGTTCTCTGACTGACTCTCAAACGTCCTTCACATGGTACAAGAACAGACGGAATAAGAAACAACTACCGTCTCTAGTTCCCAGCTCCTCCCCTGACAGTTTCTCCTGTGCTGTGAGGGGCCACGAGGATTTGCTCTCTGATGAAATAT GTATTGATGATGAAAACTGCCAGAGAGTGAATTATGTCAGCTGGAGAATCTGTGCTCTGAAAGGTTCTTCAGTGAACATTTCAAGTGAATACTGGTATCCGGACACACATGGGTTAAAGGCTAAATATTGGTataagaaagagagaaacgcaacagcagctgctgaagaGCTGAAAGAGACGGCACCTCGTATTAAGTATCATGACGGCACGAAAAACCGCCACATCCTGACAATCAATGAGCTGAACAAGAATGACTCTGCAGAATACATATTCAAAATCATAGCAGACCACCAAACGGGGAAACAGCTGGATTTGCCCGGAGTCACTTTGGTTGTCACAG ACCTGAGGGTGAGGTTTACTCCCTCTGCTGCGGTGACCGAGGGCCAGAGAGTCACACTGACCTGCGGAACCAGCTGTCCTCTGACCGACGACACAAACTACATTTGGTACTTGAACAGTCGACCTCTGGAcctgacaaaaagacaaagcaaacaTCTGGTTCTGGACCTCGTCAGCGGCGAGCACGCAGGAAACTACTCCTGTGCTGTTGAAAACCGCCAAATGAGATCTCTTGAAAAAATGCTCACCGTCCACACAAGACGACGATGGGCACCAGCAGCCGCAGGAGTTGTAGCTGTTCTCCTGGTTATAATATCCATCGCCGTCTTCTTGCGGATCAG AAGAAAGATGAAGTCCAGCAGGTCTCCAGGAACTGAAAGCTCAGACAACTTGGAGCAG ATGATCCCGGGTCATGTGTATGACGTCATCTCAGCTCAACCAGCAGAGCAGGAAGTCCTTTATGAAAGCATAGTCGACCTCTCTAACCACGCAGATGCTCTTTACTCCAAAGTCCAGCTACACCAGGCCCAAGTACAAGAGCACATTCCCTACGCTGTTGTCAACTTGAAACCCAAAACTACCCGAGAAAGCAATTGTTATGCAAATGATTCAGGCTTTGGGAAAAAATTCAATGCTGCCGAAGTCCATAATCactattaa